The nucleotide window GAGATACGATTTTTCATAACACGCGCGTACAGGGAGGGCAGCACAAGAAGCGTCAGAAGTGTTGAGGAGATCAGACCACCGATGACGACCGTGGCCAGTGGGCGCTCGACCTCGGCGCCGGCACTGGTTGAGACCGCCATGGGGATAAAACCCAGACTGGCAACCAGAGCCGTCGCCATGACTGGACGGAAACGTTCTTCTGCAGCTTCATACGCGGCACGTGCAGCTTCCCGGCCTGCTACACGCAGGGAATTTATGGCGGTGATGAGTACCACGCCGTTCAGCACAGCCACACCGAACAGGGCGATAAATCCGATCCCGGCCGAGACGCTGAATGGCAGGTCACGCAGAGCGAGAGCCAGAATGCCACCTGTCGCAGCAACGGGCAGGTTGACGAAAACAAGCCCCGCCAACCAGACGGAATTCAGCGCAACGACAAGCAGGGCAAAAATTAATACCAGCGCAATCGGCACGACAACTCCCAGACGGGCCATGGCCGAGCGCAGATTCTGGAACTGCCCCGCCCACACGATGCGATAACCCGGAGGCAGGGTGACTTTTCTGCTGACGGCCTTCTGTGCTTCGGTGACAAAGGAACTGAGGTCACGTCCGCGCACATTGGCCTGCACGATCAGGCGGCGGCGGATATTATCCCGGCTAATACGAGGAGGGCCGTCCTGTACCGTAACCTGTGCGATCTCTGAAAGCAGGACCGCACCCCGCCCATCGGCGCGACGTATCCTCAGACGGGCGATCTGGTCGCGTGTGCCTGCCTGGGCAGGATCAAAACGGACCTGCGTGCTGATCAGGGCGTTGCCGACTGTGACGGGCCGTCCAAGATGACCACCGACTGCTTCAACCACGTTCAGAAGCTCTTGCTGGGAAATACCCAGCCGCGCTGCCTTCCGACGATCAATGTCGATATGGATGAAAGCAACGGTACCATCTCCCTGTGGAGCCACGTCAGCCGCACCGGGAATGGTTTTCATGACGCTCGCTACCCTGTCTCCCAGACGCGCCAGCGTAGCGAGATCATCGCCATAGATCGAGACGGCAATCTGCGTTCTGACACCGGATAGGAGATCATCCATCCGCATCTGCACGGGTTGACTCCATGACTGCTCCATTCCGGGCAGTTCAGTGCTCAGCACCTGACTCATCGCCGTAACGAGCCCCTCCTGTGTATGCGCCGTGGTCCACTGTGATGGTGGCTTCAGAAAAATGAAACTATCTGTCTCGTTAACACCCATCGGATCAGTAGGGATCGCCGATGTTCCCGTATTGCTGACCACGCTTGTGACCTCGGGAAAGCGGCGCAGGATACGCTCCTGGAGGCTGACTTCCTTCAGGGCCTCAGGCAGCGAAATTCCGGGCAGTCGCGTCGTTGTCACCGTCAGGGCTCCCTCGTCGAGAGACGGGATGAACTCGCCACCCAGATGCAGGCCAACCCAGACAGAAAAAGCAAAAATCGCAAAAGTCGTGCCAAACAGGGTCCGTGTCCGGTTTTCGCACCAGTTCAGTAGGGGACCGTAACCACGACGAAGAAAGGCAACCAGATGGGTATCTTCATGGCGACCAGAAGACTTCATCACCAGAGCTGCAATCACCGGTATCCCGACAACACAGTAGAGCAGTGAGGCCAGCAGGGCCATGATGACCGTCTGCGCCATGGGCCGGAACATCTTGCCCTCGATATCCTGCAATGTCAGGATCGGCAGATAGACCATCACAATGACAAGAATGCCGAAACTCACGGGCCGGAGCACTTCGGTTGCCGCCGAGACCACGAGGGTAGTCAGCGGCGTATTCTGTCCGTTAGCCCGGTCACGCGCACGATGGGTCATGAGATTTTCTACTACGACCAGAGAACTGTCGACGATCATGCCGAAGTCGATGGCGCCAAGGCTGAGCAGATTGGCGGAAATGCCGAACCATCGCATTCCTGCCATCGCACAGACGAGTGCAAACGGGATGACGGACGCAATAACCAGAGACGCCCGCCAGTCACCGATGACCACGATCAGAACACTGATGACCAGGAGTGCTCCAACAACAAGATTTTCCTTCACGGTCCTGATGGTGCTGTCTGTCAGGGTCGAACGCACGTAATAAGGATCAAGCGTCACACCTTTGGGAAGAGACTGACGAATGCCGGGAAGTGCCGCGTCGATGGCGGCTAACGTGGCGTCGGAACTCGCTCCCATGCGCATCATGATGACGCCTATGACGATTTCACCCTGACCATCCCGCGTGACGGCGCCAAGCCGTGTTCGCGGCCCCATGGAAATGCGTCCGGCATCCCGCAGAAAGATTGCCGAACCGTTGGCGTTGGTTCGGACGGGAATGGACCCAAAGTCATCAAGCGAGCTAATCAGGCCGCGTCCGACAACGATCTGCTGTTCCTCTCCATGCTCGATCCAGCCGCCGCCCGATGCGGAGTTGTTACCGTCCACCGCCCGGAAAACGTCATCGACCGACACACCGAGTGCAAGGAGACGTGCCTGATCGAGAGCGACCTGAAACGTCTGTTCGGCGCCGCCATTTACGTTCACGTCCACGACGCCTGGAATCAGCTTCAGTTGAGGCGCGACAGTCCACGTCATCAGGCGGTTCAGATCCATCAGCGAATAGCCATCGCCTTTGATCTGCAACTGCATGATTTCACCAAGGCCTGTCGCGAGCGGCCCGATGTTCACGCTGACCCCCGGCACGGATATCGTGCCTCTCGCCTGCTGAATCCGTTCTTCCACACGGGCGCGATCGAGATTGATATCTGTCTCATCCGCGAACTGGATGTAAACGACCGAGACCCCGGAGCGGGAGACCGAACGGAGATCGGTCATTTCCGGGATACCCGCCATGCTGGCCTCGATTGGAAAGGTGATCAGCCGTTCGACTTCTTCCGTGGCGAGGCCCGGTGCAACGACTGAAACGAGTACCTGCCGAGGGGAAATGTCAGGCACGGCTTCCACAGGAAGGCCCCGGACGATGACACAGCCGCTAATGAAGGTGAGGCAGATTACCCCAAGGACCAGCCAGCGTCTGGTTTGCAGGGCAGAGAGAACGTTACGCATGACGCTCTCAGTCTCCATCATTCATATCTGATACCAGCATCATTGCCTTCAGGGCGAATGCGCCTTGCGTTACGACCCGCTCGCCTACGGAGAGGCCAGAGGTAATGACTTTCTGCCCATTTCCCGTAGCACCGACATGCACTTCCTGTGGCCGAAACCGGTTTGGACCTACTGGCACAAATACGGTGCTTACGCCGTTGATTTCTGTGACAGCACTCTCTGGCACAATGATGCCTGTTGTCTTTTCGCGTGTTGGGAGATGGGTATTGAGGAACATGCCAGGATGAAGATTGCCTTCTGGATTGGGCACCGTGCTTATGACGCGTACGAGACCCGTGGCCGGATCGGCAATGTCACCTACCGAAGTTATTTTCGATCTCAGTAATATTATCCCTGCGTCCAACGCGAGTTCCGTGGTCTGCTCGTCACCCTGGACCACCTGCGCGGCGTCCTGTGGCAGGATGTCA belongs to Acetobacter sp. and includes:
- a CDS encoding efflux RND transporter permease subunit codes for the protein MRNVLSALQTRRWLVLGVICLTFISGCVIVRGLPVEAVPDISPRQVLVSVVAPGLATEEVERLITFPIEASMAGIPEMTDLRSVSRSGVSVVYIQFADETDINLDRARVEERIQQARGTISVPGVSVNIGPLATGLGEIMQLQIKGDGYSLMDLNRLMTWTVAPQLKLIPGVVDVNVNGGAEQTFQVALDQARLLALGVSVDDVFRAVDGNNSASGGGWIEHGEEQQIVVGRGLISSLDDFGSIPVRTNANGSAIFLRDAGRISMGPRTRLGAVTRDGQGEIVIGVIMMRMGASSDATLAAIDAALPGIRQSLPKGVTLDPYYVRSTLTDSTIRTVKENLVVGALLVISVLIVVIGDWRASLVIASVIPFALVCAMAGMRWFGISANLLSLGAIDFGMIVDSSLVVVENLMTHRARDRANGQNTPLTTLVVSAATEVLRPVSFGILVIVMVYLPILTLQDIEGKMFRPMAQTVIMALLASLLYCVVGIPVIAALVMKSSGRHEDTHLVAFLRRGYGPLLNWCENRTRTLFGTTFAIFAFSVWVGLHLGGEFIPSLDEGALTVTTTRLPGISLPEALKEVSLQERILRRFPEVTSVVSNTGTSAIPTDPMGVNETDSFIFLKPPSQWTTAHTQEGLVTAMSQVLSTELPGMEQSWSQPVQMRMDDLLSGVRTQIAVSIYGDDLATLARLGDRVASVMKTIPGAADVAPQGDGTVAFIHIDIDRRKAARLGISQQELLNVVEAVGGHLGRPVTVGNALISTQVRFDPAQAGTRDQIARLRIRRADGRGAVLLSEIAQVTVQDGPPRISRDNIRRRLIVQANVRGRDLSSFVTEAQKAVSRKVTLPPGYRIVWAGQFQNLRSAMARLGVVVPIALVLIFALLVVALNSVWLAGLVFVNLPVAATGGILALALRDLPFSVSAGIGFIALFGVAVLNGVVLITAINSLRVAGREAARAAYEAAEERFRPVMATALVASLGFIPMAVSTSAGAEVERPLATVVIGGLISSTLLTLLVLPSLYARVMKNRIS